CGTGTCGGTTGTGCCCGTCAATCAGGATCTCTTCTGACTTCCATACAACAACCGGTTCGCGAAACTCACCATCGCTGATGATGTTCGCCTTGAGCCGTCGCAATTCATCGTCGGTCAGCCCAGGACACAGGCACTTGAATTCGTCGTCAATTTTTACGTCGTCTATATGCATTCGATAATTTTCCTATTCAAAACGCGTCCGCAGCATCAGCAGCAGCGCGGGCAATGCCCAGAACCGTTTCAGGTTTGAACAGACCGAAATTCAATTTGTCTTTGATGGATGCCAGCACGAACGAAGCAATTTCAGGATTCTTGACCGTTTCGGTTGTGTGACCAGGTGCCACAAAATCGAGAACCAGGTCAGCATCTTCTTTAGACTGGCAGTTGGCAGCCTTCAGGAATGCGTTGACCTTTTGAGAGTCGGTCTTTTCACCCTGGGTTTGTTGCTGCGCAGGTTGGCGTTGCTGTTGTTGCTGGGTTTGCTGTTGATTCGCAGGCTGCTGTGTCTTCTGATGATGGTTCACAGCAGCTTCGCCATCATCGTCATCACCATCAGGAGCCACGCCCACCATTGCTGCCAGTGCATAGCGCCTGGCGTAAGTGATAGCGGAGCCAATCCCCTGACAGTCCAGCTTTTTCACCGGCATTGTGATTGTTGACTCGATCCACTGCCCGGTCTTATGCAAAAGCGTTGTTGTCACCTTCACAGACTGTCCGTCAAACTCTGGTGACTGAACTACACTCAGACCGTTTTCTGTCAGCGGAATTTTGCATACTGCCCACACGCTTTTGAGTGTGGCATAGTTATGTTTAAAGTGAGGGTTGGCATTGACTCCCTCCTTTGCAGCATTGGCAATGCCCGCTTGAGCCTTTGCCAGTGCTGCTGAAAGTTCGGTTACAGTATCAGACTTGTTCAAAACGTAGCCTTTC
The sequence above is a segment of the Gimesia algae genome. Coding sequences within it:
- a CDS encoding ERF family protein, translated to MNKSDTVTELSAALAKAQAGIANAAKEGVNANPHFKHNYATLKSVWAVCKIPLTENGLSVVQSPEFDGQSVKVTTTLLHKTGQWIESTITMPVKKLDCQGIGSAITYARRYALAAMVGVAPDGDDDDGEAAVNHHQKTQQPANQQQTQQQQQRQPAQQQTQGEKTDSQKVNAFLKAANCQSKEDADLVLDFVAPGHTTETVKNPEIASFVLASIKDKLNFGLFKPETVLGIARAAADAADAF